The Sulfurovum riftiae DNA segment AACAGTTACAGAGAAGACCGTTTCGTACTGCACGGGCTCTGGCCGCAGCCCCGGGAGAAGGTCTATTGTAACGTAGCGCAAGACCTTGTCTCTCTGGACAAACACAGACAGTGGAACAGACTGCCCGAACCCGAGCTTGATGCCAAACTCAAAGAAGAACTTTCCAAAGTCATGCCGGGGGTCATCTCCAACCTGCACCGTCATGAATGGATCAAGCACGGTACCTGTTACGGGAGCGGTGCGCAGAACTATTTTGAAAAGGCTGTCCGTCTGACCGAACAGGTGAACCGTTCTAAAGTAAGCCAGTTCTTCCTCCGAAACATGGGCAAAAGCGTGACCCTGCAGCAGGTACGTTACCAGTTTGACAGCAGCTTCGGCAAAGGGGCGGGGAAAAGGGTGGAACTGCGCTGCTACAATGGGCTCATTTCCGAACTGTGGCTGCACCTTGGCTCCGAAGGGGACGATCTTGCTTCGATGCTCAAAAACGGAAAAGCAATATACAGCCGGTGCCAGCGAGGTATCGTGGACAGGGCAGGCTATGGCAGATAAACAGGATGTACTCGAAGCACTCAAGCACAGCAATGTCTTCCTGACCGGCGGTGCGGGGGTAGGGAAGAGCTACATCACCAATGAAGTGATCTCCGACTACCGTAAACGCGGGAAGCAGGTGGTCTCTCTGGGCTCGACCGGGGTAAGTGCCGTCAACATAGGCGGTTTTACGGTACACAGTTTCTTCGTTTTCGGCATCGCCTCGAACTTTGATGAGCTGGCGGCTTCCGACAAGCGGGCGAAGAAACGGCTCAGTGACCTGAAAAAAGTACTCAAGGCAACCGACCTGATCATCATCGATGAGATCTCCATGGTGAGTACCGACCTGCTCGA contains these protein-coding regions:
- a CDS encoding ribonuclease T2 family protein, whose product is MIYRLFLFLLFFTLSLFGRYDAAAVKMCPAFDNMKHTKNTGHVVLHPEESYTVLQKHKGQMLLLLKGENPAQRWVDEECFSEESKNTESKKKIAYTKHTKKYENSAKHQDLLLALSWHNAFCETHRSRKECQRSLFSFGKNSYREDRFVLHGLWPQPREKVYCNVAQDLVSLDKHRQWNRLPEPELDAKLKEELSKVMPGVISNLHRHEWIKHGTCYGSGAQNYFEKAVRLTEQVNRSKVSQFFLRNMGKSVTLQQVRYQFDSSFGKGAGKRVELRCYNGLISELWLHLGSEGDDLASMLKNGKAIYSRCQRGIVDRAGYGR